One part of the Gossypium raimondii isolate GPD5lz chromosome 1, ASM2569854v1, whole genome shotgun sequence genome encodes these proteins:
- the LOC105786086 gene encoding uncharacterized protein LOC105786086, with protein sequence MAGIAILLYLYRKNPSFCSQQSFHSSGFFSVSAAATSATATVFAGTSFASRFLFGNPKVSHCDAAAAFPEDYISNVQRLSEDIVKNVKNLKNDALKYAVKEYKVELKLLYSAFELRPFAMTTLRSFLMFYLPLLEPATNVEEDDEDFLQDTPKEQHVDLVAPFKKSVKQIIRETTVVTTRRVLERLAVIYVSQRMAWKLLKG encoded by the exons ATGGCGGGGATAGCAATATTGCTATATCTATACAGGAAAAACCCAAGCTTTTGCTCTCAACAAAGCTTCCACTCTTCTGGGTTCTTCTCTGTCTCAGCTGCCGCCACATCAGCCACCGCTACCGTTTTTGCTGGAACCTCTTTTGCCTCCAGGTTCCTTTTTGG TAATCCCAAGGTTTCTCATTGTGATGCTGCTGCGGCATTCCCTGAAGATTACATTTCAAATGTACAAAGATTATCTGAAGATATTGTTAAGAATGTTAAGAACTTAAAAAATGATGCTCTCAAATACGCTGTGAAGGAGTATAAGGTTGAATTGAAGCTTCTTTATTCAGCTTTTGAGTTGAGGCCATTTGCTATGACAACTTTGAGATCATTTCTGATGTTCTATTTGCCACTGTTGGAGCCTGCCACAAACgtagaagaagatgatgaagattTCCTGCAGGACACTCCTAAAGAACAACATGTGGATTTAGTTGCTCCCTTTAAAAAGTCGGTGAAGCAAATAATCCGTGAG ACCACTGTTGTAACGACAAGACGGGTTCTTGAAAGACTTGCTGTTATTTATGTTTCACAGCGCATGGCGTGGAAACTCCTTAAAG GGTAG
- the LOC105786088 gene encoding uncharacterized protein LOC105786088, whose translation MISAHVRQKFKGRHLPYVAATVWSIYLGADWVATLAMTTVLRGTLEKESAVVVLWVPFLLWHLGSPANITAYSLEDNELWLRHFLGLVSNGAEALYIYFKFRTAGVPIYGSLHYPDVMVVPLLVGGILKYAERIVALRSACSEQLRSAVYSEAENNQRESKGREMIRTGLYESAGTVKQFVEDPQVKFLQEARKSFEIFRPLFLDLPFKVSEKYLDHNVYLKDKSAKEAFRLVKIELQFFHDLLFTKNPIQYRHRKLNAFLRGFYILSALSVLIVLSTQNHIGVSKRDITGVDIAVTYLLLVGAILLDVLGALLHLLSYWTMIEFGIAGGKLYKLYHWLVASRLRSIKSMAGTPNIAQYDLVKDFCSKRGNGIFSGLINLVDTNKLRIKYRIISWVELEHYLQEFIYTGLEKERLNPSLSAEVLRIIGQDASLQPLLELGKGARKGMPVGLTRVIFVFHIATKLIYYNAVQRGRHARSSLCRISNILSDYMLYLVLVHPTMLPKDFGNTTKESFIPDKKKPDLIRNESQRMASMFSEGGTLDTVAAIKLFTNGLLGIGDAEVFFSFEVTSNSSLTQVEDTEPNVLVEGLHVAHQLLGLLDQFRYDYDGIWEIVSDIWMKMLIHVAKYCSWKEHALALRQGGELLTYVSLLLAHFGLSHYIEPS comes from the coding sequence ATGATATCAGCACACGTTCGACAAAAGTTCAAAGGAAGACATTTACCTTACGTAGCAGCGACCGTGTGGTCAATATACTTGGGAGCTGATTGGGTTGCAACATTGGCTATGACCACCGTTCTTAGGGGCACCTTGGAAAAGGAAAGTGCGGTTGTGGTGCTTTGGGTTCCATTCCTTCTGTGGCATCTTGGCAGCCCAGCTAACATCACGGCTTATTCTTTAGAAGACAATGAGCTGTGGTTGAGACATTTTCTTGGACTAGTCTCCAATGGTGCAGAGGCACTGTACATCTACTTCAAGTTTCGAACAGCTGGAGTCCCGATTTATGGAAGCCTCCACTACCCTGATGTCATGGTTGTTCCGCTATTAGTCGGCGGAATTCTCAAGTACGCGGAAAGGATAGTGGCGCTGAGATCCGCATGCAGTGAACAGCTCCGGAGTGCCGTATATTCTGAAGCAGAAAACAACCAGCGTGAATCAAAGGGAAGAGAAATGATTAGAACGGGGTTGTACGAGTCGGCTGGGACGGTAAAACAGTTTGTAGAGGACCCACAGGTCAAATTTCTCCAAGAGGCACGCAAGTCGTTTGAAATTTTTAGGCCCTTGTTTTTGGACCTCCCGTTTAAAGTTTCCGAGAAGTATCTCGACCACAATGTTTACTTGAAGGACAAATCCGCGAAAGAAGCCTTCCGATTGGTAAAAATTGAACTGCAATTCTTTCATGATTTGCTCTTCACCAAGAATCCTATACAGTACCGTCATCGTAAACTGAATGCATTTCTTCGCGGTTTCTACATTTTGTCTGCTCTGTCCGTACTGATAGTTCTCTCAACACAGAATCATATTGGTGTGAGCAAAAGAGACATAACAGGAGTTGACATCGCCGTGACCTACTTGCTGTTGGTAGGGGCCATTTTACTGGATGTTTTGGGAGCTCTTCTGCACCTTTTGTCTTATTGGACCATGATTGAATTTGGCATTGCTGGTGGCAAGCTGTATAAGTTGTACCATTGGCTGGTTGCGTCCAGGTTGCGTTCAATTAAGTCTATGGCTGGAACACCAAATATAGCGCAGTACGATTTGGTTAAGGATTTTTGCTCAAAGCGCGGGAATGGGATTTTCTCTGGGCTCATAAATCTTGTTGACACCAACAAACTTCGAATCAAGTACCGTATTATCAGTTGGGTGGAACTGGAACATTATCTCCAGGAATTCATCTACACTGGCTTGGAAAAGGAACGCCTCAATCCTTCATTAAGTGCTGAGGTTCTCAGAATAATAGGTCAGGATGCTTCTTTGCAGCCATTGCTGGAACTTGGAAAGGGTGCAAGGAAAGGAATGCCCGTAGGTTTAACGCGCGTGATCTTTGTTTTTCATATTGCTACCAAGCTGATTTACTACAATGCTGTTCAAAGAGGACGACATGCTCGCTCATCATTGTGTCGAATAAGCAATATCTTGTCTGATTACATGCTATACCTTGTTCTAGTGCATCCAACAATGCTACCCAAAGACTTTGGCAATACCACAAAAGAAAGTTTTATACCtgacaaaaaaaaacctgaTCTGATCAGAAACGAGAGCCAAAGAATGGCTTCAATGTTTTCTGAGGGAGGTACACTGGACACAGTTGCAGCAATCAAGCTCTTTACCAATGGACTACTTGGCATTGGGGATGCTGaggtttttttctctttcgAAGTTACTAGCAATAGTTCTTTGACACAAGTTGAGGACACGGAACCTAATGTACTAGTCGAGGGACTACATGTTGCCCATCAATTGCTAGGGCTTTTGGACCAATTCAGGTATGATTATGATGGCATATGGGAAATAGTGTCTGATATATGGATGAAAATGCTGATTCATGTAGCCAAATACTGTTCGTGGAAGGAGCATGCACTAGCGTTGAGGCAAGGTGGAGAGCTGCTGACTTACGTCTCTCTTCTTTTAGCTCATTTTGGCTTAAGCCATTACATCGAACCGTCGTGA